A portion of the Candidatus Nitrosotenuis aquarius genome contains these proteins:
- a CDS encoding peptidylprolyl isomerase, protein MLSNKRLFSVGSFEFYLHHLLIIGVLSLSFSISAMIRGQPADYGFQLNEFDPYFNYRATQFIVENGIPAYFEWHDDMSWYPFGRDVAGTSQVMLHITTAVLYGAFGGDLYGFTIVFPLIVGSLTAIVVFALVRVIGGTTAGLFASLMYSVSLPIISRGSLGWFKSEPLGLFYGLLAVYLFLSGIKSSSHKIAAAKLVGGGILLGFAFSAWGGTDFFVLPIGLFILSLPFTRKDTNFLRWAIPLFILGLAISLAPLERPGLGFFGKASGLMIIGPTLFLIASSFIQKITGEQKARRYTALFLIAIILAGIGILSANVFGLPSFRYLNAVNPFLTTLDPLTDSVAEHATTTVFQSFLFNSVFMVFAGIGVWLVFKNLTNDANQRRDVQVFALIFGLLGVYISSAFIRLELFSSLALVILGSVGLALLTKEIFKPTRQESKKLVKSHPKTIKISFLVVITIFLITPMMVPASANWINGGKAPPTILNGGSNYNIATSDWLDAMAWLRENTPDDAVVASWWDYGYWITTLGERRSIADNATLIDWRIEQMAQAFLSTPDQGWKILQEMDADYVLIYVAAQRINTEDPPLFFVNGGGDESKKQWFMRIGGFDVQQFLYDDGVSSTPEFWNNTLLGRMIPFTVYGYVDLASQRQADAYVSGFTPVYIDDMKYPKEGNGPLKLAYMSPGFFIKETGAINGVLIYEINKNYVSSEAPAVPATTPVAPTETTESTNPIATISTNFGDIVVELNPEIAPNTVANFVKLADSEFYDGTLFHRIISTFVIQGGDPNTKDQPPGTWGTGGPGYTIDAEISNLKHTKYVVSMARGTDINSAGSQFFIMTGDAPFLDGKYTIFGKVIQGQEVVDKIASLQTDLNDRPVDFEAARIKSIRIS, encoded by the coding sequence TTGCTTTCTAACAAAAGACTGTTTTCTGTAGGCAGCTTTGAGTTTTACCTACACCATTTACTCATAATTGGAGTTTTGTCATTATCGTTTTCCATATCTGCAATGATTCGAGGCCAGCCAGCAGACTATGGGTTTCAGCTAAACGAGTTTGATCCGTATTTCAACTACCGGGCAACCCAGTTTATAGTAGAAAACGGAATCCCTGCATATTTTGAATGGCACGACGACATGAGCTGGTATCCGTTTGGACGAGATGTTGCAGGAACATCCCAGGTCATGTTGCATATAACCACTGCAGTGCTTTATGGCGCGTTTGGCGGGGATTTGTATGGATTTACAATTGTGTTTCCTCTGATTGTTGGCTCGCTTACTGCGATTGTCGTATTTGCACTTGTTCGGGTAATTGGCGGAACCACCGCTGGCTTGTTTGCGTCACTTATGTATTCTGTATCGTTGCCAATAATCTCAAGGGGCTCGCTTGGCTGGTTCAAGTCTGAACCATTGGGACTGTTCTATGGATTGCTTGCGGTATACCTATTTTTGAGCGGAATAAAATCATCCTCGCACAAAATAGCCGCAGCAAAACTAGTTGGCGGAGGAATACTTCTTGGCTTTGCATTTTCAGCGTGGGGCGGAACCGACTTTTTTGTCCTTCCAATAGGACTTTTCATTTTATCATTGCCATTTACCAGAAAGGATACCAATTTTCTGAGATGGGCAATACCTCTATTCATATTGGGCCTGGCGATCTCACTTGCACCTCTTGAAAGACCAGGCCTTGGGTTCTTTGGCAAGGCAAGCGGCCTTATGATAATCGGCCCGACATTATTCCTGATAGCATCGTCATTTATCCAAAAAATTACTGGTGAGCAAAAGGCGCGACGCTATACTGCGTTGTTTTTAATTGCAATAATACTTGCCGGAATTGGAATACTCTCTGCAAACGTGTTTGGCCTGCCTAGCTTTAGATACCTTAATGCAGTAAATCCGTTTTTGACCACACTTGATCCGTTAACTGACTCTGTAGCAGAGCACGCCACAACCACGGTATTTCAGTCATTTTTGTTCAATTCTGTTTTTATGGTGTTTGCTGGAATCGGAGTCTGGCTTGTCTTTAAGAATCTCACAAATGACGCAAACCAGAGAAGAGACGTCCAAGTATTTGCACTGATCTTTGGCCTGCTTGGCGTATACATTAGCTCCGCATTTATCAGACTGGAATTGTTCTCATCTCTTGCACTTGTGATATTGGGTTCTGTAGGCCTTGCGTTATTGACAAAAGAAATCTTCAAACCCACAAGGCAGGAAAGCAAAAAACTAGTCAAATCTCATCCAAAAACAATCAAGATTTCATTTTTGGTTGTAATTACAATATTTCTGATCACACCAATGATGGTGCCGGCAAGCGCAAATTGGATAAACGGTGGAAAGGCACCGCCAACAATACTGAACGGCGGAAGCAACTACAACATTGCAACAAGTGACTGGCTTGATGCCATGGCCTGGCTTAGGGAAAACACTCCAGATGATGCAGTTGTGGCGTCGTGGTGGGATTATGGTTATTGGATTACGACACTAGGCGAGAGAAGATCCATTGCAGACAATGCTACTTTGATTGACTGGAGAATAGAGCAGATGGCTCAGGCGTTTTTGAGCACGCCTGACCAAGGATGGAAGATACTGCAAGAAATGGACGCAGACTATGTCCTGATTTATGTAGCAGCACAGAGAATCAACACGGAAGATCCTCCACTGTTCTTTGTAAATGGTGGTGGAGATGAGAGCAAAAAACAATGGTTTATGAGAATTGGCGGTTTCGATGTACAACAATTCCTGTACGATGATGGTGTAAGCTCTACCCCAGAGTTTTGGAATAACACTCTACTTGGTAGAATGATTCCATTTACCGTATATGGCTATGTTGATCTTGCAAGCCAAAGACAAGCCGACGCTTATGTTTCAGGATTCACACCAGTGTATATTGATGACATGAAGTATCCAAAAGAAGGAAATGGCCCATTAAAGCTAGCATACATGTCTCCTGGCTTTTTCATAAAGGAAACTGGGGCAATCAATGGTGTTCTGATTTATGAAATAAACAAGAACTATGTGTCGTCAGAAGCTCCAGCCGTACCGGCCACGACGCCAGTAGCCCCAACTGAAACTACAGAATCAACTAATCCAATTGCGACAATATCTACAAACTTTGGTGATATTGTAGTTGAGCTAAATCCAGAAATTGCGCCAAACACGGTTGCAAACTTTGTAAAATTGGCCGACTCGGAGTTCTATGACGGAACCCTATTTCACAGAATCATATCCACATTTGTAATACAGGGAGGAGATCCAAACACAAAGGACCAGCCACCGGGAACATGGGGAACAGGCGGACCTGGCTATACCATCGATGCAGAAATCAGTAATCTCAAGCACACAAAATATGTAGTGTCGATGGCGCGTGGAACCGACATCAACAGCGCAGGCTCGCAGTTCTTTATCATGACTGGCGATGCGCCATTCCTAGATGGCAAGTACACGATATTTGGTAAAGTTATCCAAGGCCAAGAAGTAGTTGACAAAATAGCATCACTACAAACTGATCTAAATGATAGGCCGGTTGACTTTGAGGCGGCACGAATTAAGAGTATTAGAATTTCCTAG
- a CDS encoding PIN domain-containing protein, with translation MVKVICDTSFLIHLANHRIKNLATLDTDIGEIQFLVPDIVLAELKNLAKKEEKTKEATATIQYIRNFQTIKIGGSFADDSILSYVKDTGGVIATIDKALKHKIKNHGGSVISIANNRIVLEASKGLT, from the coding sequence TTGGTTAAGGTAATATGCGATACGAGCTTTCTAATCCATCTAGCTAATCACCGAATCAAAAATCTAGCCACACTTGATACAGACATTGGGGAAATCCAGTTTTTGGTGCCAGATATTGTTCTTGCAGAGCTAAAAAATCTAGCAAAAAAAGAAGAAAAGACCAAGGAGGCAACCGCTACCATACAATACATCAGGAATTTCCAGACAATCAAAATTGGCGGAAGTTTTGCAGATGACTCTATTTTGTCTTATGTCAAAGATACAGGTGGAGTAATCGCAACAATAGACAAGGCCCTAAAACACAAAATAAAAAACCACGGCGGCTCTGTCATATCCATAGCAAACAACAGAATAGTGCTTGAAGCCAGCAAAGGTTTAACTTGA
- a CDS encoding S6e family ribosomal protein produces MANFKLTISDKKGKSVSKEIKDKEANAFIGLHLGGEVDAAIAGLAGKLKITGGSDKSGIPMRADIYGSARKQVLISKGVGLKRVSDGQRKRRLMRGNTISEEIYQLNCSYDGELKIEEAPPAENKA; encoded by the coding sequence TTGGCTAACTTTAAGCTAACAATATCGGACAAGAAGGGAAAGTCAGTCTCCAAAGAAATCAAGGACAAAGAGGCAAATGCCTTCATTGGACTGCATCTTGGCGGAGAGGTTGACGCGGCAATTGCAGGCCTTGCAGGAAAACTCAAAATCACAGGAGGCAGCGACAAGTCCGGAATTCCAATGCGCGCAGACATTTATGGCTCTGCAAGAAAGCAAGTCCTCATCTCAAAGGGAGTCGGCCTCAAGCGAGTCAGCGACGGCCAACGCAAAAGACGACTAATGCGAGGAAACACAATTTCCGAAGAGATCTATCAGCTGAACTGCTCCTATGATGGCGAGCTCAAAATAGAAGAAGCACCTCCGGCAGAAAACAAGGCATAA
- a CDS encoding zinc-domain-containing protein: MDAKCPECDRVAKLDDDVTQVKCPHCNFEADYDTYLEIMKDKAVNMSIDYLPKRPGL, from the coding sequence ATGGATGCAAAGTGCCCAGAATGCGACAGGGTTGCAAAGCTAGACGATGATGTAACGCAGGTAAAATGCCCGCACTGCAATTTTGAAGCAGACTATGACACTTATTTGGAAATAATGAAGGACAAGGCAGTCAACATGTCGATTGATTATCTGCCAAAAAGGCCAGGACTATAA
- a CDS encoding precorrin-8X methylmutase, translating to MQTRKGQSIEDESMEIIEREIGPHPYKGHEWKIVRRVIHSTADFDFAGKNGLVFHKDAVSSGLDALRSGKNIIVDVNGIIGLLNKQNLTDFKTNVICDISNPDVVKEATRLDKTRAQTAMRIRAKEMNGAVVVIGNAPTALLEVIQMIKEGITSPGLIIGVPVGFVCAAESKDDLQKIDIPFITNKGRKGGTPCASAIVNALFKIIREG from the coding sequence ATGCAAACTAGGAAAGGCCAGTCTATAGAAGACGAAAGCATGGAGATAATAGAACGTGAGATCGGCCCTCATCCCTACAAAGGACACGAGTGGAAAATAGTGCGCAGGGTGATTCATTCTACTGCTGACTTTGACTTTGCAGGCAAAAATGGATTGGTGTTTCATAAAGATGCGGTATCGTCGGGTCTTGACGCCCTAAGGTCAGGCAAGAACATCATAGTTGATGTAAATGGAATAATCGGCCTTCTCAACAAGCAAAACCTGACTGACTTTAAGACAAATGTAATTTGTGACATTTCAAATCCAGACGTTGTAAAAGAAGCAACAAGACTGGACAAGACTCGTGCCCAGACAGCCATGCGAATTAGGGCAAAAGAGATGAACGGTGCAGTGGTGGTGATCGGTAATGCCCCTACTGCCCTCCTAGAAGTAATTCAGATGATAAAAGAAGGAATAACAAGTCCGGGCCTAATAATTGGCGTACCAGTCGGATTTGTCTGTGCAGCAGAATCCAAGGATGATCTGCAAAAGATAGACATTCCGTTTATTACAAACAAGGGTAGAAAAGGTGGAACTCCTTGTGCTTCTGCAATTGTCAATGCCCTCTTCAAGATAATTCGAGAAGGTTAG
- a CDS encoding translation initiation factor IF-2 subunit alpha, with amino-acid sequence MVTQTQELPETGEIVLATITKLTDHGAYVTLDEYDNMQGFLHVSEIAPGWVRSVSKFVREGEKKVLLVKKVNPGRSEIDLSLKQVSKEQQKKKLLEVKRIEKGKTLLDAVKTSAELTDKDIEKLEDAIFSKYDFVYDAFLDVATKGITALDELKLAKKTASAIQETSSKIKPPSVEIRGICELTCSQPNGVEVIKNAILDSIGDQTASISVTYIGAPKYRLSVTGPDFKTVERMLKPVLDKIQKIIEKSNGTFSFTREESKKTREG; translated from the coding sequence TTGGTCACTCAAACTCAGGAGCTTCCAGAAACAGGCGAGATTGTTCTTGCAACAATCACCAAGCTGACTGATCACGGTGCATACGTAACCCTAGACGAATACGACAATATGCAGGGCTTTTTGCACGTATCTGAGATTGCTCCAGGATGGGTTCGTTCTGTTAGCAAGTTTGTGCGTGAGGGCGAAAAAAAGGTTCTCTTGGTAAAAAAGGTAAATCCAGGCCGATCCGAAATTGATCTTTCACTAAAACAGGTATCAAAGGAACAACAAAAGAAAAAGCTCCTTGAGGTAAAAAGAATTGAAAAAGGGAAAACACTGCTGGATGCGGTAAAGACATCGGCAGAGCTAACAGACAAGGACATTGAAAAGCTAGAGGATGCGATTTTCTCAAAATATGATTTTGTTTATGACGCGTTTTTGGATGTAGCAACAAAGGGAATTACTGCATTAGATGAGCTCAAGCTGGCAAAAAAGACCGCATCTGCAATACAAGAGACAAGCTCCAAGATAAAGCCGCCATCTGTTGAGATACGCGGAATTTGCGAGCTGACATGCAGCCAGCCAAACGGTGTTGAAGTAATCAAGAACGCAATCTTGGATTCTATTGGTGACCAGACAGCAAGTATTTCTGTTACCTACATTGGCGCGCCAAAATACAGACTAAGTGTCACAGGTCCCGACTTTAAGACAGTAGAAAGAATGCTCAAGCCGGTTCTTGACAAAATTCAGAAGATCATAGAAAAGAGCAACGGCACGTTTAGCTTTACCAGGGAAGAGTCAAAAAAGACCAGGGAGGGTTAA
- a CDS encoding translation initiation factor IF-2 subunit gamma, protein MHWRETLPDWYVKKYGYQPCVNIGTAGHVDHGKTTLIQALTGQWTSVHSQELKRGITIRVGYSDAAFYKCKKCEVPLGYSTTPTCPNCGKESELSRVVSFVDSPGHESLMANMLSGAALMDGALLLVAANQKVPQPQTKEHLLALQILGIQQIVIIQNKVDLISYQDATANYADIVKFVKGTKAAKSPIIPISAQSRLNIDALIGAIEETIPTPARAESKEPVMHVLRSFDVNKPGTKIKDIKGGVIGGSLTQGTFSIGDEIEIKPGILNPKKNSYEPIRTQIISLGTAAGIVDNVKPGGLVAIGTKLDPSMTRSDSFVGSVIGKPETLPENASDARLEVSLFDSAVGTMNDIKVLPIQVGESLRLNIGTAPVLAKVAKVKSEKIEVQFKRPVCLFEKSNVALSRKIEDRWRLIGAGIVG, encoded by the coding sequence TTGCATTGGCGTGAAACTTTACCTGATTGGTATGTAAAAAAATATGGTTACCAACCATGTGTCAACATTGGCACTGCAGGACATGTAGATCACGGCAAAACAACGCTAATCCAGGCACTTACAGGTCAGTGGACTAGCGTTCACAGTCAAGAACTAAAACGAGGAATCACTATTCGCGTTGGCTATTCCGATGCAGCATTTTACAAGTGCAAAAAGTGCGAGGTGCCGCTAGGCTATTCCACAACGCCGACCTGTCCAAATTGCGGAAAGGAAAGCGAGCTGTCCCGAGTAGTCAGTTTTGTGGACAGTCCTGGACACGAAAGCCTCATGGCAAACATGCTCTCTGGCGCTGCACTAATGGATGGCGCACTATTGCTAGTTGCGGCAAACCAAAAGGTCCCTCAGCCCCAGACAAAAGAGCACCTCCTAGCATTGCAAATTCTTGGAATCCAGCAAATTGTCATTATTCAAAACAAAGTTGATCTAATATCATATCAGGATGCGACTGCAAATTATGCCGACATTGTAAAGTTTGTCAAGGGAACCAAGGCAGCAAAGTCCCCAATAATTCCAATTTCTGCCCAATCAAGACTAAACATTGATGCTTTAATTGGCGCAATAGAGGAAACAATTCCTACTCCGGCTAGGGCAGAATCCAAAGAGCCGGTAATGCACGTGTTAAGATCATTTGATGTAAACAAGCCTGGAACCAAAATAAAAGACATCAAAGGAGGTGTAATTGGAGGAAGCCTCACACAGGGAACATTCTCAATAGGTGATGAAATCGAGATAAAGCCAGGAATCCTTAATCCCAAAAAGAACTCTTACGAGCCAATCCGAACCCAAATCATCTCTTTGGGCACGGCTGCAGGAATTGTAGATAATGTAAAGCCTGGAGGCCTAGTGGCAATTGGCACAAAACTTGATCCATCAATGACGCGAAGCGACTCGTTTGTCGGAAGCGTTATTGGCAAGCCAGAAACACTACCAGAGAATGCATCCGATGCACGACTGGAGGTAAGCCTCTTTGATTCTGCAGTTGGAACAATGAATGACATCAAAGTACTGCCAATACAGGTAGGAGAATCCTTGCGATTAAACATTGGCACAGCCCCGGTCTTGGCAAAAGTAGCCAAAGTCAAATCAGAAAAAATCGAGGTCCAGTTCAAGCGACCAGTATGCCTTTTTGAGAAAAGCAATGTTGCACTGAGCCGCAAAATAGAGGACAGATGGAGACTAATTGGTGCAGGAATAGTTGGTTAA
- the cobO gene encoding cob(I)yrinic acid a,c-diamide adenosyltransferase has product MDEGLVIVYTGKGKGKTTAALGMALRAIGHDYTICMIQFIKGSWHYGEMSSSKRLEPEFELTAVGKGFVGILDDKTPKEVHQKIAKEAIEIARQKILSEKYNIIILDEINYAVNLELVDVDNVLDLIRIKPQKVTLVLTGNHVKQQIVDAADLVTEMREIKHPFQKGIRAKKGIDF; this is encoded by the coding sequence ATGGATGAAGGTCTTGTTATTGTATATACAGGCAAGGGTAAGGGAAAAACCACTGCCGCACTAGGCATGGCACTAAGAGCAATAGGCCACGACTATACAATCTGCATGATCCAGTTCATCAAAGGATCTTGGCATTATGGCGAGATGAGCTCATCAAAAAGACTAGAACCAGAGTTTGAACTAACGGCGGTAGGAAAGGGCTTTGTCGGTATTTTGGATGACAAGACACCAAAAGAGGTACACCAAAAAATAGCAAAAGAAGCAATAGAGATTGCCAGGCAAAAAATTCTCTCAGAAAAATACAACATCATAATTCTGGATGAGATCAACTATGCAGTAAACTTGGAACTAGTCGATGTGGATAATGTGTTGGATTTGATAAGAATTAAGCCACAAAAAGTAACCTTGGTGCTGACTGGAAATCATGTAAAACAGCAGATAGTTGATGCAGCAGACTTGGTGACCGAGATGAGAGAAATCAAGCATCCGTTTCAGAAAGGAATTCGCGCAAAAAAAGGCATTGACTTTTAG
- a CDS encoding RNA-protein complex protein Nop10, which translates to MKFQLRKCPECKKYTLKEECPACQAKTVTAHPAKFSPDDKYARYRIMNKFKD; encoded by the coding sequence TTGAAGTTTCAGCTTCGCAAGTGCCCAGAGTGCAAAAAATACACACTAAAGGAAGAATGTCCCGCTTGTCAGGCAAAAACCGTGACGGCTCATCCTGCCAAATTCTCGCCAGACGACAAGTACGCTCGCTACAGAATAATGAACAAATTCAAGGACTAG
- a CDS encoding MBL fold metallo-hydrolase, which translates to MEYNGVQIKWYGHDTFTLSYSSLTIYIDPYQLEKKINADIVLVSHNHFDHLSNDDLKKISTEKTTIIAAKECLGQIKAKNNQIIGIEPGEEKTVSGIKIRAVPAYNLDKINPQTNQPFHPKQDKKVGFIITINNSTFYHAGDTDYIPEMNGLAPDVFFVPVSGTYVMTAKEAASSVLGVKPKLAIPMHYGSIIGNKDDAESFKKLVSTCQVQIPTKE; encoded by the coding sequence ATGGAGTACAATGGAGTGCAAATCAAGTGGTACGGCCATGACACCTTTACATTATCATATAGCAGCCTGACTATCTACATTGATCCATACCAGCTAGAAAAAAAAATCAACGCTGACATTGTTCTAGTATCACACAATCATTTTGATCACCTAAGCAATGACGATCTGAAAAAAATATCCACCGAGAAAACCACAATCATTGCAGCAAAGGAATGCCTAGGTCAAATCAAGGCAAAAAACAATCAGATAATTGGAATAGAACCAGGCGAGGAAAAGACTGTTTCAGGCATCAAGATAAGAGCTGTTCCTGCGTACAATCTTGACAAGATAAACCCACAAACAAACCAGCCGTTTCACCCAAAGCAGGACAAAAAGGTCGGATTCATAATAACAATTAACAATTCGACGTTTTATCATGCGGGAGACACTGACTATATCCCTGAAATGAATGGACTGGCACCAGATGTGTTCTTTGTGCCAGTGAGTGGAACATACGTCATGACTGCAAAGGAGGCGGCAAGCTCTGTTCTTGGAGTAAAGCCCAAGCTTGCAATACCGATGCATTATGGAAGCATTATTGGAAACAAAGATGATGCAGAGTCGTTCAAAAAACTTGTTAGTACATGCCAAGTTCAAATACCCACAAAAGAGTAA
- a CDS encoding cobyrinate a,c-diamide synthase, translating to MNIPRIVIAGATSGVGKTSITCSIIYGIKQKGYSVQPFKVGPDYIDPTYLSAISGNSARNLDSWIMGEDATLESFAKNSQSDVSVIEGVMGYYDGFSGTTNQSSTHHIATILESPVILVLDTSRTARSIAATVLGYVKFHKNSRIAGLILNKLGSKKHEDMCKAALGPLKIPILGCIPKNSELSLESRHLGLIPAVEQAHLKQKITKIAKTICANLDIEKIISIANRAGAISNPSRQKPQKPKVTVAVALDKSFNFYYYDNFDSLRRNGAKIEFFSPISDDSPPECSGIYIGGGFPEVLGQPLAKNQSMKKSIKKLAEQNMPIYGECGGLMYLTKSIEYDSKKYPMVGLFDATTSMEKKMTLNYTRANVISNCVIAKSATRLFGHEFHYSEISSIPKDAKFAYDLSIGVGIKNKKDGLIQDNTLASYMHLYFDRAAHAQNFVNNCVKFSRT from the coding sequence ATGAATATTCCCAGAATAGTAATTGCGGGTGCCACAAGTGGTGTTGGCAAGACCTCGATTACATGTTCAATTATCTATGGAATCAAACAAAAGGGATATTCAGTCCAACCGTTCAAGGTTGGCCCAGATTACATCGATCCGACATATCTTTCCGCAATATCAGGCAATTCTGCAAGAAATTTGGACTCTTGGATAATGGGAGAGGATGCAACACTTGAGAGTTTTGCAAAAAATTCCCAATCAGATGTTTCTGTTATAGAGGGGGTGATGGGGTATTATGACGGCTTTTCCGGGACAACAAACCAGTCCAGCACTCATCACATTGCAACAATTCTGGAATCTCCAGTTATTCTGGTATTGGATACAAGCAGGACGGCTCGCTCTATTGCGGCAACTGTGTTAGGCTATGTCAAATTTCATAAAAACTCTAGAATTGCGGGACTAATCCTTAACAAGCTTGGAAGCAAAAAACACGAAGACATGTGCAAGGCAGCACTTGGACCACTAAAAATCCCAATTCTTGGCTGCATTCCAAAAAATTCCGAACTATCATTAGAGTCACGTCATCTTGGATTAATTCCTGCAGTAGAGCAAGCACATCTCAAGCAGAAAATCACAAAAATAGCAAAGACAATCTGTGCTAATCTGGACATTGAAAAGATAATTTCCATTGCAAATCGTGCCGGCGCAATATCAAACCCATCTAGGCAAAAACCGCAAAAGCCCAAGGTGACAGTCGCCGTTGCCCTTGACAAGTCGTTTAATTTCTATTATTATGATAATTTTGATTCGCTGCGCAGAAATGGAGCAAAAATAGAGTTTTTCAGCCCAATTTCTGATGATTCTCCACCGGAATGTTCTGGAATTTACATTGGCGGAGGATTTCCAGAGGTGCTAGGGCAGCCACTTGCAAAAAACCAATCAATGAAAAAATCAATAAAAAAACTGGCAGAGCAAAACATGCCGATATACGGCGAATGTGGAGGACTGATGTATCTTACAAAATCAATTGAATATGATTCTAAAAAATATCCAATGGTAGGCCTATTTGACGCCACAACAAGCATGGAAAAGAAAATGACACTAAACTATACTAGGGCAAATGTAATCTCAAATTGTGTAATTGCAAAAAGTGCGACAAGGCTGTTTGGCCATGAATTCCATTATTCCGAGATAAGCTCAATACCAAAGGATGCCAAATTTGCATATGATCTTTCAATTGGAGTTGGAATCAAAAACAAAAAAGACGGACTGATTCAAGATAATACTCTGGCGTCATACATGCACCTTTATTTTGATAGGGCAGCACATGCTCAAAACTTTGTAAATAATTGCGTGAAATTTTCTAGAACCTAA